From Impatiens glandulifera chromosome 7, dImpGla2.1, whole genome shotgun sequence:
TTTCCCACTTATTTGCTgggataagttttttttaacaagaTAACACAAAACACAAATTTCTTGAACGTTGGGAGGAAGATTATTGATAAGTCGCGACGGAATCTAAATTAAAACGAATCAACGATGACCTTATAACTCATTACAGTTGATTCcacttttttttagtttatttttgtcCATGATTTTTTGCCAAACTTTTTTCACCGAAAACACATGtatatgaaaagttattataaGCAACATATCCAAGGATTCAAGCCATATTGTGATATATTTTTCCTACTTTTATTTTCCTTTAATTGAATGTACTTTATTAGATAAGCATATGTTCAAGGATATAgatcatatataatatacattagacaaatatttttttctcatctttTGGCCTCTAAGTCATGTTTGTCTACCTTCTAATCATTAAAGGCTAATTAAAGCATagatttcacattttatttatttgtttcgcTTCTATTTGTTCACATTGTCCATGATATTCTCGCATAATCTTTTATATCAATTGTcaccaaaataaatttacatgaaaatttTCTTTGCAGAACTTTGTTGAACCCATTATAAACCTACTTGTACAAAGGATATTTggttatgttatatttttttttgtatgtttttctcttcatcattttttttaaagttggaCCTGATATCGATAGCATACATTCAAAATATAGGTCATATATCTTATACATTAGgcaaatatgttttaaaactaTTCATTTTCGAATTTTCCAATTACTGTCATTTTACTTAATAGTATAAAATTGCAAACAATTTCATCAATCAGAGTGGCGCAGCGGAAGCGTGGTGGGCCCATAACCCACAGGTCCCAGGATCGAAACCTGGCTCTGATagatttttttctctctttatttgtttagttttccattattttttcaaaccatTATAACCTAAAGGTTCTATAATTGTAAACATGGCTATATTATATTTCCGTATAAACAAAGATTTTGTCGCCCTAAAGGTCCTAAGATGAAACATGGCTCATAAGATTGAAATATggctcttttatattttttgccGATCATGTTTGCTTCCCTTCGGGAGTCGGGACCATATAGTTGACTATACTATGCAATTGGTATGTCTCTTGCTTAAACAAAGATTTTCTTGATTCATTTGTTCACCTTATTCATATTACCTCGCAATACCTAAATTCAACATAATTCTTGATCATCCCCACTTCATGAGTAGTGATTTTGCAGTTTCGACGccccttattttttttaataagactGATCCATTAGTCATGTTTTTCTTAGAAGCGGAGGAAGATCCATCATTGGATGGAGCAACAATTGGGCCATATTGTATAGTCCTCAACTAACATGGTTTTTGCAACATCGCCTTCGCAAGCGAAGAGGAAATTGTCTCCCGAGTTTGATGGATGTTGAGATCATTAGTATACTCGTCATTGTCATCATTACAATCAACCCGAGGCGACAATTAATTCACATCCACACAAGATGGAGTCtccaaaacaaaatttattattggaacttatagatatatataagtTTGGTTGTTCTAAGTACAAAGTACAATTGAAGTAGTATgcaaatataactaaaaaagcTCCACCAATGTAgcctagtggtaagagtcgcttaagagaccaaaaagtCACGAGTTTGATTCCATCTAGAAACATTTTGTGTTTAAGCGATGGATCATGcatgtggggtgtcatgctttattttttaatttaaaaaaatatatataactaaaaaaatgagCTTGACCTGATACCATTAGTAATGCCCTCCCATTTCAAACTTTAGTTAAATCTCGTTACTactattttgttaaattttggAAACTAATACTGAAAATTGAATCATGATCCATATAATCTTTTGAACATAATCCaagttataatataattttttgtttaagtatccaaattaatgattatatttgttttagaaaacataattaaaatataacattcaaattaataatataaaacctAATAACAAATAAGTTCAATTATCTCCCACTTATCTGCAGGGGATAAGTTTTTGTAATAAGTGAACACAATACACAAGTGACAATTAAGAGACACGCACATGGGAGGGTAGATAACTAAATCTATAGGctaatttattatgattaacTAGTTCCTCGATAACCAAATGACATCGAGAACAGTGGAAACGAGGAGGAAGAAACAACCTACAAATGTGAAGGCTATGGAAACCGCAACATGATTGCAAAATCGACGCAATGGCTTACAGAAATTGGGTAAAGCCGTGTGTTTGATTCCTGCGTGGTTCAAGTTGGTCACACCAGATGCAGCCGAACCAGCACTTATCATTGCCATTGTAAATGCCTAATTATAAGCAATACATATTTGATTTTAACCAATATTGCATATTTGCATGCATgcatgtttatttattattgttactgtttatgaatatatattcaAAGAACCTGATCAACCGCGAAGAGCAGCCACGCATGATTACGAGAACTAGGATTAACCGTGGTTTTTCGCAAAAGTCTCCATGCGTTGATTACTAGCTGGAGCAATGAATGTGCTGCAACCACTGTTGATATTCCAACCACGTacctgaaaattttaaatttattgattttctaTGAAATTTCCCTATGATATAGTCCATTTGAAAATGGATAAACCATCACTTATCTCATTAATTTGAATGTGGATTGATATGAGATTACATTTAGGAATTTTATGAATGATTTCTCACCACCCtatgtattattattgtatgtttttatgtttttgtaagCATAATAATACATTCTTACAAACTTCTATAACATTTTAGCTATTTAGATTAGATACTCGAgctaaaactaataaaattttattttttatcaaaaattttgtattctattttatttaaataataatatcattattttagttatctcttatttttaagataaaatgcaTATATATAAGGACGTGAACGACGGATCAAGGCGAGGAGTGCATTTACCATCAGACCCTATTTCGAAGATTTTTTTACAACCATCCTCACCTCATTCGGATTTGAGAAAACCTCAGTACACCCTTTAtaccatatttataaaaaatatttttttatatgataaaattacataaatgaatgtttttatataatatattttaggatagtaaaaattcatattcttataaagaaataatttttttttataatatatgaataataaatcaatatatttgtaatattatatatttaatagggTTTATTAGTGTTAAACATGAAGAGTCTCGACGGAAACACCAATCATCTTCATCTCATTCAGATCAACTATTGGTcataactgaaaaaaaaaactgcTCCATGTAACCATTCAAATCTAAAACAATATAatcagggacgaatctatgtagagTCTAGGATGTGCTCAAGCCCAcccgaaaaaaaaaaatatttttttttacggtagaaatatgataatactcttaatcttttaaaaaaaattaatataattcgttgtttttttatctaattattaaaaaaaatggtaaaattttacttttatatacttgtttttttcaaaaaaattccgttattattttaagcccaccctaaatttttttcaaacccacCCAGTTCAAAATCGGGTCTGTCCATGAATATAACTGATTATAATTGTCCACTTTATATTATCTCTAATTTATGGCTcatagttaattatatatattacttaaccaaataataatatttccaaATCAAACAACCTAGCTCTAGATTCTTCTTTAATACTATAGCTAGCTAGGGGAACTACACCCCAAAGAAAGATTCACGGGTGGCTAATATTTTCATTAGAAAATGCCAAAATTATGTCCCTACTAGTAGTTTATTTGagttaattaaacatataaaaataaaaatataatataagtcaatcaattaattttttttttcaaaaaaataaccTCAATAACCCAACGTGAAAGAAGCTCATGAACTCCAAGTCTATTCCTGTCATTCCCTACTCCTCATTTTGTTTTACTTGTTTAATTTGATGTGATTTTCCAAGTATGTTTATCTAAGATACCAAAAGTGTCAGATGATTTTCTAGTTAGAGAAGTCTTAAGTGGAAGTGTCCTGATATAATGTTTGATTCTAAGTGAGAACACAAGTTGAATATCTCGGGGATAAATCTATATTAGGATTAAGGTGGGTTGAAGCAAATcccgaaaaataaaataaaagattaacctcttattacttaatttttttcaatttaattcacgTTTTGGTTTTCTATTAGaacaaaatatatgtttatcaaCTCGTTTTATTCCTAATTAGTTAAGTTCAATTATTCAAACAATTCTTAAAAGTGTATTTGAGAAATGCTATGTTGTTTGATAAACTATATATTTCATCAAATCATATGGCTAGCACTAATAATCTAAACGCTAGAACTTCAAACTTCATTTGTGTATTCTGATTTCATAATAACCACAAACAAACAGCAAATTGATAAGCAAGAAATGAAACTTACTCAAAGGAGGTGGAGAAAGACCATTTGGAATGAACAGGTAAGCCAAATCCAAAAACAGAGATAACAGCGGTTTCTTTAGCAGTCGCCATGAAACAGAGAGCCGCTACTGACGCAAGAAAACAGGACAATCTCACAACTACGTCCATCATCATCGTCCGACTGTAGTATCTCCGATCAAACTTCTCTGCCACTATTTCCATACACGGTTCCGTCGTCGTCACCGCCGACTCGGTTTCCATCGCCTTCACGTCCGCCGGTCCGTCGATCATCATCGTCATCACTGAAATCAAACTTTGCGACTCCGATCCCCCAAGTGAGCTAAAAAGGGGAGCGCAGAGAgggagagagatagagagagattGGAGAGAGATTCGTTTAAAAGAGGGAAAGGCGGGTGAGGGTTGGAGTGCGTGTGACCGTGCAGTTCGGAAAATGGGACACGTGGCATGCGAGAAATGGATCTGTGACGTGACTGGGCAGAACACATTAGAGAGTCTTCTCTTGGGAAATAACACACTAGTTTGCACATTTACTACTCcattcaaaattcaaacttacttatttaaaagattatttgaataattatatatatattacttcacatttttttaaatcacttaACTTCATCAATAAACATAAAATCACAAGCGAACTAAACAcgaaaaatcatatatataaatatatataattgatacttaatttttaaagtgtccggattgctagGTCGAAAGCTGGGGTTactttagatatatatgtgacagtaaatggatatttgagtcggattatgggttaacccgcccataaacttaaaacgattaaaaataaaattaaaaatgctatcacatttttatcgtaatatttttttacggttttttatattattactcgtgcaaatgcacgaaaTATATGTTAGTTAGGTTAAGATCATGTATTTTTTGGTTCAAATCAAAATTAGGTTGACCCATTTAACTTGATTATTAATCACGTCAAAATCGAGTCGACCTGAAATGACTCAATGTAAAAACATCAACCAATCAAGTTGACCTGAAAAGACTCAATGTAAAAACATCAACccgattataattttttttaggctTTGTGTTTTCATTTCTTATACattcactcattttattttgtaaggTATTTTATAAACGGGCTTGtgattttgtttcattatttttttttattgatataattttagtttgaaatagAGATATAcgatattaattaaatcatgtTTAATTCGAGTTTAGTCAGATAAATTGGGTCGAATTCGGtccattataaataaataaatcaagttcaaattagatattttgacatgaattaattaatatgttagatTCATTTTAGTATCAACTCGCTAACTTGTGAACTCGAACTCAACTTGAATTATCATATCTACAGGGCCGCTCCGGGTAAGGCAACCAATGCCCTTACATAGGGCCCCACTTTTATAGGgcccaatttttttatatttaataatattatattattaatattattttttcttctttttttctcctttaatattaaatatatattataaaaataacttttttttatctctttcttaGTCTcgtgttataatatattaattatttatattttattttattaaataaaattaattttttttatactattttaggggcccaaaatttaaatttatataggCCCCCAAAATGATAGTTTAAGTGATaagaataatttataagatACATAATAATATCTATGaaggtaataatttttttaattgaaaaattataataatttaatcgattaaaaaactaaaaatattaaaactttgtGTAAATGTAAGTGGAGATGACTAGATGGAGGCGAAAGTCATTATGAACTGTTATgctaattttctattttaaaagaaaaataactttttttttttattaatcaatatttttttaaaaaaattaaaataaatcaacatcaaatgagttcttgatttttaatgaagaaaatattattattattattattatttataaataatgtaatacgatataaattaagttaattttagtggagagaaaaagaaagaacgGTTAAAATGACACAAaacacacatttttttttatttttttattaattaaggagaactagcatgacacgtCAAATTATAACCTTCTCTCAACTCAAAATGTTTTCGATGAAATCGAATACGTGACATTTTGTTCTTTTAAGTTAACTATTACCACTAAGCTACTTTGGTGAGTTAAAATAACactaaacataaataaaatatagaaatctaaccatttaaaatacaataataaaaacataaaaagaatttttacaatattatttttcatcataatagttaataaaaaatatcatttaaatatttatactaatattaatataatataaaaaattttggATAAGACATTTATAGGGAAAGAGGCTACCAACTAAAAACTAGTAGAGGAATAGTAATAAAAAGACCCATGTGGTAAATAAAGACACATTTATTGGTACCCTTAAAATTCTAAACATTCACCCATAAAAGAAAAGTCAGTTTCAGAAGGTGTGTGGTTAATGGTTATGGATATGAATATGGCTTATCCCAATTTTTGAAAGATGTACCTATTTACTAACCctttttatccttttttttaACTGAGATTCAATGTATACAAATATAGTAATATACATGTTTTTACCTTGTgacatttttgtaaataatgATACATTTACTTTAGGCCCTAAGTATTTGAGTGAGATATAGCCTATGTTGGGCCTAATGAGAATCAATAAACCAATAATATCACTAAGCCTATTGTATTGTCCAATACTTTTAGTTTAGaataaaacatatcaaaatgatttattaattataaactttataaattaattattttaatcagtttaagaatttaaattcgCTAGATAATTCAAATAACAATAGTAGTATCTAAAGTATCAATAATGATGAGTTCAAttctcaaagaaaaaaaaacttaaaagatgTCGATCAAACTTCCATCAAaagtttattttactttataaatggtaaaaaattatactaaataatTTCGAGTTCTTTGTTGTTAAAATGGTACAAAAACGAGTTTAACCGTTCAAAGgttgttaacttattatctatgtgacatttataaataaaaaaatatgtttataatttaactaCTACCGATTCTCTAAAATTTGGTAATCAAAACCATCATTTCACTTAAATCGGTAGTAAATTAATGACatgaatcttttatttatttatttattaatccaTCTTTCGATTTTAACCGCATTCGTCTAGTATACCTAAACAACTCATCTCCCGACGCCTACCACTGTTGCAAAGGTTCGAGCTTTAGTCGCACGAGGTTCTGGTTACACCACTCTAGGTCGAGTGTTGCCTAAGTTGTGTGTAAACCGGAGACATCTCCCTCATTTGATTGTGGAAACGAAGTCTAGTCAAGTATCGACCGCTTTTTGGAGCCCTCTCTACCACCAATGACATTCACAGTACAACGTATAGCCTCCCCGGACCCGGACGCATGAGACGCCCTTAAGGGTATTGAGAAAGTCGACTGAACACCGATCCCTCTCACAATGTTCTGTATTGTTTTACCTCAAAACTCATCTAAGATTGTTCGTCCACCAATAACATTCCTCGAGAATAATAAACACATTGAAAATAGGTCTCCAATAACTATTTTGGATGTGTCAATTTGAACATCTCACTCCCTTTGTCCAAATCTTTTAATACTAAAAGCAAAATCTTCTTTAAAGTTTACCtagataacttttttttaattacgagAGAACTAGGAGATTAGATTCTCATTATCACATAAGTTAAATCAATgtatttctatttaaaataatatatttaatatacaatTGCAGTAAGAAgaggtaaaaaaaaatgaaaaaatgggGGCCACACAGGGAAGGTGCAAATGTCTGCTATCATGTGGACAATTTACCCATTATCGTCCCAATGTCACATGCCTAACCTTCATGATCCcatgcattattattattattattatttgttattatttattcaaaggcaacatttatcttcttttcaattatttattttattttgaacagATTCCCATACACCCACTACGTAACACATACGATGTTCTCTTAATttacatcaaaaataaattattaaaaatattataacaaacaaaatattattaaaaatattgaagaagatatataCAAAAGTGGTGCACCACCACTATTTGGCATTAGACATGCATAATTGCATGATCATGCTTCCAACACTTTCCCAACAgctataatattgtttttatttcttttcttttcttttcttttcttttcttttcaaacACTCCCTTATCCCACCTTTGCTCTCCCCACAAGCAACATTACAACAAGtatcacatttatttttctttattaaaaaaaaaaataagttatcaaTTTATCATATTCGTCTTAAAATATATCATGAAATTCAACTTAAACTTATTACGGTAACTTAAGAGACGATTCGATTCTCAATTGAAACCCTAAATTGAAGTGGTTGGGTGTGATGGTGAGTAATATTAgcattttaaattgtaaaaaaataggctaaagtttataggcttaattTTCACTAGGAGTTTCTAACTTtctagataataaaaaaaaattaaaaatcatttcaaaaaaaacaatataaataatataatgactACGATAAAATAGACCCGCAAATGATCTGGTGCAAAAGAAtcgattaaaatttttaaaagatcatGGATTTGATTGAGATCTTAgcaattttctaaaattcaataataataataataataaataataataataataataataataataaaaagagaatagAATAAGAGTTATTGATTCTAAATTAGGCAAAGAAAATCCAGAACAAATTTTGcttaaaacaaacaaatgaaACTAAATCCTTCCTTTTTTGATCCTAATTTCTCTGCTCATGCTCATCATTTTCCAGGCAAAATTCATCAAATCAattagagaagaagaaaaaaaaatgtagaaaaatTAGATAAGATGAATGTAATCAATCAGGTCCAACTTTGATGATGAATCAAGTAATCTTCAGGGTTAGATATGCCAAAGATAGAGctctgatgatgatgatgatgattaataaacagatgatgatgatgtccCTGAACAACAACATCATCGTTCTGTCGCCGGAGCTCCATAACTTTCCGATGAGAATTCGAATGCTTAGTTGACACAAATGTAGGACTAGCCGCCGGTCGATATTCCGGCACCAATCGTCCCGATTTGTATCTCACTCCACAAGCATTGCACAATGTTTTAGGTCCCATCGGTCCTGTTCTCCATTGAGGAGTCTTATCTGATGCACAGTGAAGACATTTCCGGCCAGGACATTCTTCAGGGTTTCGTTTCTTCGTAAACGATGATAGTTTCGTCGGTTTTCCGGCCGTCGGAGATACCACGAGCAGTCGTGATGACCAATCGCAGGGTGCTGCTCTTGAACGTTTGCTCCTTGCCTTTCCCGGTACGGATACATCGGAAGGAAATGAAGGAATCGGATCAACATTAATATGATTGTCATCATCATGATTAACAACTACGgctggaattggaattggattTGAATCAGATGATGATGAAGTGTTTGATGATGGAGTAGCTTTAATGGCGGAGATTAGCTGGAGATGGTGATGGTTTTGCGATTCCTGTGTGCTGAATGAATCTTCAACAAAGTTCGATAGCCATTCCAGTTCAGCCATATCCTGATActgttcatcatcatcatcaaatcgATCAATATCTCAATCTCAATCTCAATAATCTCAATCTCAAATCCAAAAACCTAATTATAATGAAGAATAGCAAACAAACAGAACAGAAGAGAAATATACCGGAACGCAGAACTCGCCGGAGAACTGAGGATCAATTAAACCGCCGCAGAACTGTGTATTATCACCACCGGAAACCGAAGAATTACAGCAATCCATAGCCGTGAGAGACGAAGAATCAACAGAATTATTTCcgttaacattattattattattatcgtATAAATGATCTGTAGACATGGCTTCATCATCAACTTTAGAAAAGTCAAGTAAGTCATCAATGGCGAAATGATTAACATCGCCGGCGCCGCAATAAGTTCCGATGAAGTATTCCGACGTTGCCATTGATAGTACGGACGGAAAATGCGCAGGTTCAATCAAtatttttctagagagagagtctGATTGCGTTTGGAGAAGTGAAGGTGTGGGGTTGAGCTTTTTGATGAGTGAAAAGAAGGGTAAAAATGGAAATTCAATTAAAAGTCTGTAGCATCTTTACCTGCTACTATTTAAAGGAAATCACAATTTTCATAATGGCCAGTCACTTGCTTCTGTTAAAGTAGTTATATTTACTCTTAAATTACATAAATGTACACCCCttctaattatttctttttcattttcaaattgttATATAAGCCTttcttttagaaaataattaaaataaaatatattttaatattttattgataaattaaataatattataaagaagTAACTGAAAGTGATGTTTtctgaatttaaattattaaaataattaaatcaaacaaaaaaatatatattaaaattggtAACTTTATGTCAtgtctaaataaaataataaattaaagaatcaaataattagtcatcaaatataatataatataaataattcaatttttattaaaataatattttaaatcttttctaacaaataaaaataaaaataaaaaattcagtAACCAAGCTTAAAAAAGTTTAAGGACATATCCTAAATTaggtttatttggtttattttgattaaagtgaagaaaaaaaattgtataaaatatgaataaatttatttgggtATAATAAGTTTTGGAACATTTATGTTTCCATTGTTGTTAAAAATTACATAGGGTGTCACTGAGTAATAtggtttaataatttaaattttaaaataaaataatattttaaataaaggaaTGAAGTGATTGAAATAATGGAAGTGATGgagaggaagagagagaaaaatcaaatttaatctaaaaaaacaaataagtttGTAAATTTCTTACAAGATTCAACAAAATATGAGATTAAGtaactaaaacaaatattataattaaataaggttatttaaacttaattgataactaaaaaacaataataaatcatctttcttattaatttattcaatagTAAACTGATTTTTACTttactttaagatattttaaatttaaaatataaaattattataaacagttaaattctttttaaataaaaaattaaaattctaagtcatatatttattgaaatactagtttcataataaaatatatatattaatataaagagACTTTATATGTAGGCATTATGATCTCAACttctcaatttattattattattattattattattttatatatatttttttaaaaaagatatttcgtttcatgaatttttttaatagtttttagCAGAGGTGAATTAGCATGACACCTAACCGTCATGTCCCCACTTAAACTTGAATCATTTCCTgtcctacccacctttcaaacaatttttcccaaactacccaccttttcattcacattcccaaactacccacctttctctctctaaatcattaatcaacccattaattaactcactctctatcTTAACCTCTTAATCTactaattaactcactctctctctaaacccattaattaattcctccctctttcaactattaattaatatcatcacttttaaattattaattaattaattatataaatattaaaataaaataacacatatgttttatttttatttaaatctataaatataatatatatggttcaaattaaatacactaaattaaataatttaaatagctattataaattaaaataaaatagaatacattacataaacgaTAAACggaaacttgaaataaaatatattacataaacattaaaataaaatacattacatcacaataaaatacataacataaacattacaataaaataaaatacataataaatattaatcacgttcaatatacaataaaatgcatattttatctctataattcaatttttattatatttgaaactgCGACGTTTAATGACCTTAAATATGGTCAAACTTATTGTCAAAGGTcaagagaattatttgaaactgtTGAGAAAAAAACATCATCACACAAGATTATTACATACAATGAACAAAGAGGAGTCTTCAAAGCACAATACAGAACCATAAATGGATATTGGAAGGGTGGTAACAAACATAATGTGGATTTATATAGAGGTTTTTGCTCTGGTGGAAAATGGAGTAGAtatcataaaattgaattataaagataaaatctgcattttattgtatattgaacgtgattaatatttattatgtattttattttattgtaatgtttatgttatgtattttattgtgatgtaatgtcttttattttaatttttatgtaatatattttatttcaagatctcgtttatgtaatgtattctattttattttaatttataatagatatttaaattatttaatttagtgtatttaatttgaactatatatattatatttatagatttaaataaaaataaaacatatgtattattttattttaatatttatataatatattttaattgaattaattaatagtttaaaagtgaggatattaattaatagttgaaagagaTAGAGGAGTTAATTAATaggtttagagagagagagagttaattagtgggttaagatagagagtgagttaattaatgggttgattaatgatttagagagagaaaggtgggtagtttgggaat
This genomic window contains:
- the LOC124910708 gene encoding CASP-like protein 3A1; amino-acid sequence: MTMMIDGPADVKAMETESAVTTTEPCMEIVAEKFDRRYYSRTMMMDVVVRLSCFLASVAALCFMATAKETAVISVFGFGLPVHSKWSFSTSFEYVVGISTVVAAHSLLQLVINAWRLLRKTTVNPSSRNHAWLLFAVDQAFTMAMISAGSAASGVTNLNHAGIKHTALPNFCKPLRRFCNHVAVSIAFTFVGCFFLLVSTVLDVIWLSRN
- the LOC124946189 gene encoding GATA transcription factor 12-like; translated protein: MATSEYFIGTYCGAGDVNHFAIDDLLDFSKVDDEAMSTDHLYDNNNNNVNGNNSVDSSSLTAMDCCNSSVSGGDNTQFCGGLIDPQFSGEFCVPYQDMAELEWLSNFVEDSFSTQESQNHHHLQLISAIKATPSSNTSSSSDSNPIPIPAVVVNHDDDNHINVDPIPSFPSDVSVPGKARSKRSRAAPCDWSSRLLVVSPTAGKPTKLSSFTKKRNPEECPGRKCLHCASDKTPQWRTGPMGPKTLCNACGVRYKSGRLVPEYRPAASPTFVSTKHSNSHRKVMELRRQNDDVVVQGHHHHLFINHHHHHQSSIFGISNPEDYLIHHQSWT